The sequence CATCTCTATGGCTTCATCGATGGCTATCAAGGATACGACGATCGCCTTTCCACCAAAAACGGTACTACCAAATTCATCGGCGATGATTTCACCGCAACCCTCGATGGCGAACACCTAGACAAACAAACCCATCCCTATGACTTGCTGAATACCCACCTGGCACCAGGAATGCGGAAACTTCCTTCTGAGTTGGATGTACAAATACTACAATCACTAATTGCCACTGAATTTGAGCGAAATGGCAACAAGCCAGCGGGTGAAGAATTACTTGCCAAACTAACCTCAGCTCCTTTACTCGGTATTACTAATGGAGACTTCAGTATCTCCGACACCACCAATAATACCTATGCTTGGAACACTCGTGGGGATAGCAAGATCGAATCAGGTCAAGCAGTACTAACTGAAGACTCACCATTTTTAAGCAACTTCAGCCAAACCTTTACCGTGACTGAATCTGCCAAAACAATTCAGTTTAAGTTAATTGAAACAGAATTGGGAGCAAGTGAATTAGCTCCTCCAGATGCTTTTGAAGTCGCTTTGCTTGATGCCAATACCCATGAATCTCTTGTTACTGACAACGATTTAACCGAAACCGATTCACTACTCAACATTCAAAACGACGGCACTGCTTACTTTAGCGACCAAGTAAGAATTGGCGGGGCAACATCAGGAGAACTCATCAACCTCGACAAATCCCGCACTGTTACCATTGATATCTCAAACCTCACCCCTGGTACAGAAGCCACCCTTTACTTCGACCTTCTAGGCTTTGGCGATGTAGATAGCCGCGTGGTAATCGATGATGTCCGTCTTTCCGACCAAAACCTGTTACCACCAACAGCAGTAGACGACACCGCTACCACCATTCAGGGTGAAGCGAAAGTCATCGAGATCCTGGCCAATGATAGCGATGATGATGGCACAATTACCCCCGAATCAGTCCAGGTAAGAACGGGTTTAGGGACTTGGGGATTTGGGGATTTGGGGGGTGCTACTGCTCATGGTACTGTTCGGGTTAACCAAGACGGTACTGTGACTTATACGCCCAGCGATCGCTTTGTCGGCAAAGATAGCTTCACCTATGTAGTTCAAGACAATGATGGACAACCATCAGAACCAGCTACAGTGACTGTTGAGGTGAAAAATGCTGCACCTAAGATTACGGAAATTAATATACCCGATCGCATTACCGAAGGAGATGAAGTTACATTAAAGGCGATCGCAACTGATGCAGGCTCGGACGAGCTTACCTATACTTGGGACTTCGGTGATGGTGAAACTGCCACTGGCACAGATTCGCATATTACCCACACCTTTACTAAAAATGGCGACTACAAGTTAATGAGAATACGCTCTAATTGCTGTTTATGGTCAAAGCCAACAAGTTATTCAGGAATTGGAAAACCAAAAAAACACGACCGAAAATTTAAGGTCAATGACCAAAGTAATTTTCTAAATTTAGTTTGATGATTTAGCTGTTAAAAACAGGCTGAATTGTTTTCTAATGATTATTTTTAGTCTAAACGGGGGTCACTCAGCAAGATGCTAAATCCAGCGATGTGATGCGATGTTTACATCCTGTCAATGTGCGATCGCAGCTATCCTTACCGATGTCAGATGGAGTTGGGCTTTATATTGGCATATGTATGACGACTCATTCCCTTCAGGCGGATTCCGCGTTTTGGGACGTTGCGCGATCGGTCAAATCTCAACTCTCACAAATTGACATTGCCCAGCAGTTAGTCGAGGAGTACCAACTTCTACAACCCATGATGGCGAATTACACCGATGCCACCGCCTTGGTTGAAGAAGTGGGATCGCAATATTCCTGTCAACTGACCGTCACGAATCTCGGTCGCATCGATATGGCTCAACAGTACGGCGACATTCGAATTGAAGCACTCCAATTCCATGCTTTTACAGGTGTGGTCGGGCGGATTGTTGGCGTGGCGACCTTGGGCGATCGCCTTGCCCTCACGCTTTCATCGACACCCCTAATTGATGTGGATCGGGATCGGGATCGGAGCGATCGAGCTGAAACTGCCTTTTTATCCGAAGGAGTGAAGCGTTTAGAGCTTGCAGTTCAAGCAATTCACTGGAATGACACCAAAGTAGATTTGTCCTTCACCATAAGAATCTGATAAATCATTGTAAGAATCTGAAAGAACTCAAGCATTTGAAATCAATACACTAAGGATAGATATAACCAAGAGAATCCAATTATGGTCAACAAACAAACTGTAGACGAACAAGCAAATAGAAAAACAACTACTAACCTGACACCAGCCCAGGAATTTTTGCAAGAACTCTGGGAAGAGCATTTGAGGTACGAGTTTGACACTCACAACACTGAAGATACCCTCGCCACAATGGTTGAGGATGCTTACGTTAATAATATTCCAGTAATGACTGGGGGAGTCGGGAAACCAGCACTGCGCGAGTTTTATTCTAAATACTTTATTCCACAGATGGCACCAGACACCGAACTGACTCCGATCTCGCGCACGATTGGAAACGATCGCCTCGTAGATGAAATGGTGCTTAAATTCACTCATACCGTTCAAATAGATTGGATGCTACCTGGCATTGCTCCGACAGGAAAACGGGTTGAAGTGGCAGTGGTAGCGATTGTTCAGTTCCTTGACGACAAGCTAGCCCACGAACACATCTACTGGGATCAAGCGAGTGTCTTGGTTCAACTTGGCTTGCTCGATCCTGGTACGTTACCCGTTGTGGGCGTTGACAGCGCGCGTAAGGCACTCGATCCAAAATTGCCCTCAAACGCACTAATCGATCGCGACTAAATAATAGGAGTTATCCAATGTCAACTTTTGTTTTAGTTCATGGCGCATGGCATGATGGTTCTGCTTGGAAAGGGATCATCCAACATTTAGAAGCGAAAGGACATCAGGCTTTTGCTCCTACAATTGCTGGAAACGGTAAAGGTGTGAATAAAAATGTCAACCACGCCCAATGTATGCAATCGATAGCAGATTATATCGTTAGCAAAGACTTAACTGATATCGTCCTGTTAGGACATAGTTTCGGAGGTATGATTATTGCTAAAGTTGCCGAAGCGATTGGCGATCGCATTCGACGGCTAATCTTCTTGGATGCCTTTGTTCTCAACGACGGTGAAAGTCTTAGAGATAACCTACCACCGCATCTGCAACAGTTAATGGATCGATTAGCGAAAGAATCAGACGATAATACAATGACGATGCCTTTCGATGTTTGGCGCGAAGTATTTATTAATGATGCCGATCTCGAACTAGCTAAATCTAGTTATGCACAATTATCGTCTCAACCCTATCAACCGTTCATTGACAAGTTGGACTTAAAACAGTTTTACTCGCTGCCCATTCCCAAGAGTTACCTTTACTGTAGTGAAGATATTGCACTTCCTCAAGGCGAGTGGGGTTGGCATCCGAGAATGTCCAATCGTTTAGGATTATTTCGGTTCGTACAAATGCCAGGGAGTCATGAGGTAATGTTTTCTAATCCTGGCGGTTTAGCAGCAAAAATTATCGCAGCAGGACGCGATTAAGATTAATCGGCAACAGTAAAAAACGGAAATATTAGATCGGTCACAGCGATTACACATTAACTCGACAGGAGCAATTTCATGATGGAATCTTTCTGGTTTTTTGGTTCTCATCTTACCATCCTTGCCGATCGCACCACGACGGTCGGACATTACGATCTAATCGAAGGATACTTTCCACCTGGTTCGCAAACACCTCTCCATCGCCACACCCGTTATTGGGAACATTTATACGTGATTGAAGGAGAGTTTACAGTCTGGGCAGGTCGAAACAAGCTTGTACTAAGCACGGGTGAAAACTTTCTGATTCCAGTTGGTATACCTCATGTCGTTGGCGCGCTCGGCGATTATCCAGCGCGTGGATTGGTCTTTGCTGCCCCCAGTGCCTTTGCTCGGCTGATTACAACAGTGGGTACGCAGGAGAAGAAAGAAACACCCGATATGGAACTGTTCGAGCGTATTTCTGCCGAGATCGGCGACGAGATTTTAGGGCCGCCTGGAACTTTGCCCTCCACTGCTCCAAAAACGGAGTAAATCCATTGCAAACAGTAAAGAAGCAATTTTTGCCACAACATTAATAATAAAACAGAATCATGGAACCAGTTCAATTGACATCTTTAACAGCATATAAGCGCACCTCTGCGCTCGACTCGACCATGTTTTACATGGGAAATCTAATGTCCTTCCTGGTTAGAGGTGAGGACACAGGAGGTCGCTTCGCCTTGATGGAGATTCAGGCGAAACCAGGCAATGAACCACCCCCTCATCTTCATGAATGGGAGCATGAGACGTTTTACTTGCTGGAGGGCGCGATCGAGGTCTACTGCGAAGATAAGGTCTTGATGGTGCATCCAGGGGAAGTGGTCTTCATACCGCAAGGCAAGCCACACGCTTTTTATATCCGCTCCCCACATCTGCGAATGTTGATCCTGGTTCAAGCAGTGGGCGATCGCGCAGTTGGGCTGGATCGCTACTTCATCCAAATGGCCGAACCTGCAACTAGCATGAATCTTCCCACTGAAGCAGTCACATATCTAATGGACGATCCCAGTCAGGCTATCAGCCTGGGTGAAGCAAATGGTGTTCGTTTTCTGTCGCCAGAAGAAATTGCTAAGGAACTGTCGCACTACCCAGGATTTGGAGCTAACTTGGAGAAGAGCGAATAATAAACGGCGATCGCATTAATGTCCCAGTCAATAATGCAGAATACGGTCTCATGGGCGCAGTCGAACAAGTTAGGATCTCTCTCAAAAGTATGATTTTTGGCAGTGATCGACTATGTATCCTCAATAGGAGGTGTACTTGGTCAAAAAAATGGTAAGCCAAATGCAGGAAACACAATCCTTGACGGGGAAACTTGTCAGCCCGACAATCGAACTCGACCAACAGATGCGTAGAACTCTAGTGTCATCAAGTCGACAGATGGACTGGAATGGGATCTTGGTCGAGCAGTATCAATATTCTCCAAATCCTCTAAATCCAAATGAACTTGACCGTCCTGCCACCTCAGACCATTGGTTCAACTTACCGCTAGTAAATCCCGTTACCTTGTCTCAAAAGCGGGACGCTCGCTTGCATGAATCAATTCTTCAAAAAGGTGACAGCACCTTTATTCCTGCTGGGGAACCGAGCTACTGGCTCTGCAAAGGAAGTGATACCTACCGTCCAATGCTGAACATCCACTTAAAGCCTGAGTCGATCAGACAAGTCGTTGAAGCT is a genomic window of Pleurocapsa minor HA4230-MV1 containing:
- a CDS encoding cupin domain-containing protein; this encodes MEPVQLTSLTAYKRTSALDSTMFYMGNLMSFLVRGEDTGGRFALMEIQAKPGNEPPPHLHEWEHETFYLLEGAIEVYCEDKVLMVHPGEVVFIPQGKPHAFYIRSPHLRMLILVQAVGDRAVGLDRYFIQMAEPATSMNLPTEAVTYLMDDPSQAISLGEANGVRFLSPEEIAKELSHYPGFGANLEKSE
- a CDS encoding ester cyclase; the encoded protein is MVNKQTVDEQANRKTTTNLTPAQEFLQELWEEHLRYEFDTHNTEDTLATMVEDAYVNNIPVMTGGVGKPALREFYSKYFIPQMAPDTELTPISRTIGNDRLVDEMVLKFTHTVQIDWMLPGIAPTGKRVEVAVVAIVQFLDDKLAHEHIYWDQASVLVQLGLLDPGTLPVVGVDSARKALDPKLPSNALIDRD
- a CDS encoding alpha/beta fold hydrolase, which translates into the protein MSTFVLVHGAWHDGSAWKGIIQHLEAKGHQAFAPTIAGNGKGVNKNVNHAQCMQSIADYIVSKDLTDIVLLGHSFGGMIIAKVAEAIGDRIRRLIFLDAFVLNDGESLRDNLPPHLQQLMDRLAKESDDNTMTMPFDVWREVFINDADLELAKSSYAQLSSQPYQPFIDKLDLKQFYSLPIPKSYLYCSEDIALPQGEWGWHPRMSNRLGLFRFVQMPGSHEVMFSNPGGLAAKIIAAGRD
- a CDS encoding cupin domain-containing protein → MMESFWFFGSHLTILADRTTTVGHYDLIEGYFPPGSQTPLHRHTRYWEHLYVIEGEFTVWAGRNKLVLSTGENFLIPVGIPHVVGALGDYPARGLVFAAPSAFARLITTVGTQEKKETPDMELFERISAEIGDEILGPPGTLPSTAPKTE